In the genome of Salinirussus salinus, one region contains:
- a CDS encoding CBASS oligonucleotide cyclase, with product MGSNRSTPTPRRDGGGGAAAASGGRRPGSQRQIGSSSDSDSPREAEEEIEESHQEHAESAQITDRQGRRMEERKETVVGHLDDDGFHIKESSIYGSVLQGTATRPLDNETDVDILVVLDEEEHGEWAKDGKGTRNALRAVKRTLEKKYPNQNVYIDRSVVAVEFSDFKVEVTPAFEYSAAQNPEEPGDPATVGGIELPFHPGSRDNPNQGYVIPDTYGEESWRGTNPRRFQSMYEAVDQNNNGKLQQVAVTAKKWNEKNGKPVSSFHMVNMAYQYFREDAPANASTTEHMHRFFRRLPDYMQSETREPVYQERLDKGMSSEEKRRAAKKAYNAQEKLRQAKQLQEQGKTEEAKEKYREVYGDEFN from the coding sequence ATGGGCAGCAATCGCTCAACGCCCACGCCGAGACGTGATGGAGGCGGAGGTGCCGCTGCTGCTTCTGGAGGACGGAGGCCTGGGAGTCAGCGACAGATCGGCTCCAGCAGCGATAGTGACTCTCCTCGTGAAGCTGAAGAAGAGATCGAGGAGTCGCATCAGGAGCACGCCGAGAGTGCACAGATCACCGACCGACAGGGCCGTAGGATGGAGGAACGGAAAGAGACCGTTGTCGGTCATCTGGATGATGACGGGTTCCATATAAAGGAAAGCAGTATCTACGGTTCTGTTCTTCAGGGCACCGCTACCCGCCCTCTCGATAACGAAACAGATGTTGATATTCTCGTAGTTCTGGACGAAGAAGAGCACGGTGAGTGGGCTAAAGACGGCAAAGGGACACGTAACGCTCTCCGTGCGGTAAAACGCACCCTTGAGAAGAAGTATCCGAATCAGAACGTCTACATCGACAGGAGTGTTGTCGCTGTTGAGTTCAGCGATTTCAAGGTAGAAGTGACTCCGGCGTTTGAGTACTCTGCTGCTCAGAACCCGGAGGAGCCTGGTGATCCGGCTACTGTTGGAGGAATCGAGCTGCCTTTCCATCCTGGAAGTCGAGACAACCCGAATCAAGGATATGTGATTCCCGACACCTATGGAGAGGAGTCTTGGAGAGGGACAAATCCCCGTCGCTTCCAGTCGATGTACGAGGCGGTGGATCAGAATAATAACGGGAAGCTTCAGCAGGTTGCAGTTACGGCGAAGAAATGGAACGAGAAGAACGGGAAACCGGTTTCATCGTTCCATATGGTGAATATGGCGTATCAGTACTTCAGGGAAGATGCCCCCGCTAATGCTTCTACTACTGAGCATATGCACCGGTTCTTCAGACGCCTTCCGGATTATATGCAGAGTGAGACGCGGGAACCGGTATATCAGGAACGGCTGGACAAAGGGATGAGCAGCGAGGAGAAGAGAAGAGCTGCTAAAAAAGCGTATAATGCTCAGGAGAAGCTGAGACAGGCGAAGCAGCTTCAGGAGCAGGGAAAAACCGAGGAAGCCAAAGAAAAATACCGTGAGGTCTACGGAGACGAGTTCAACTGA
- a CDS encoding nucleotidyltransferase domain-containing protein, which produces MSIPDSQLETWSNPGADDSATKTYNRVKNVMEDDNSIPNQKDKNFEVYLQGSYRNSTNIYADSDVDLVVQLNSSFRRNLSRLNSTQKSRYKDSFSSASYGLSDFHQDVVDTLRDHYGRSSVSVEDRALVLDSDSLPLPADIVVCQQYRRYNRFQSYSDQDYDEGIRFKDQSTGEEIISYPKIHYQNGADKNQSVHSRYRETIRIIKNARSYLVEKDEIEEGLAPSYCIECLLYNVPSDEYTNDLQERYRNVVDWLVEARIDEFDCQNEIQALFGSKSTQWSTSDADEFIRKLVDLWNNWYDY; this is translated from the coding sequence ATGAGTATACCTGACAGCCAGCTAGAAACGTGGAGTAACCCAGGGGCAGATGACTCGGCCACGAAGACCTACAACCGAGTCAAGAACGTAATGGAGGACGACAACTCAATACCAAACCAGAAGGACAAGAACTTCGAAGTTTACCTTCAAGGCTCGTATCGGAACTCCACGAACATCTACGCTGATAGTGACGTCGACTTAGTCGTTCAGCTGAATTCCTCGTTCAGACGCAATCTTTCCCGTCTTAATTCCACTCAGAAGTCCAGATACAAGGACTCGTTCTCCAGTGCAAGCTATGGATTGAGCGACTTTCATCAGGATGTAGTAGATACTCTTAGAGACCATTACGGTAGAAGCTCGGTCAGTGTAGAAGACCGAGCATTGGTTTTGGATAGTGATTCGCTACCTCTGCCCGCGGATATTGTTGTTTGCCAGCAGTATCGACGTTACAACCGCTTCCAGAGTTATTCTGACCAAGATTACGATGAGGGTATCCGTTTCAAAGATCAATCAACTGGAGAAGAGATAATCAGCTATCCCAAAATCCATTACCAGAATGGAGCTGATAAGAACCAATCTGTCCACAGCAGATATCGGGAAACCATCCGAATAATCAAGAATGCCCGGTCATACCTGGTTGAGAAAGACGAAATAGAAGAAGGACTGGCTCCGTCCTATTGTATCGAGTGTTTGTTATATAATGTTCCTTCAGACGAGTATACCAATGATTTACAGGAACGATACAGGAACGTCGTTGACTGGCTCGTGGAAGCAAGAATAGACGAGTTTGATTGCCAGAACGAGATTCAGGCTTTGTTCGGGAGCAAATCTACTCAGTGGTCTACTTCTGACGCGGATGAGTTCATTCGAAAGCTCGTGGATCTCTGGAATAACTGGTATGACTACTGA
- a CDS encoding DUF7114 family protein, translating into MQEAAAVRRAALGAVEDIDPVRLRERLEEQLSAGSSIPGVLTLRSVEAVTDRAVEPEEPALDPVTRRAAGVQLIYEGLALTRQLAREEPWETGDRDEGDLAILTADVLVARGFYLLARTEAADAAVETVRAFGRDQTVRRETDDPGLDRNLEADVLELAVVAGTTAAGGHATPRLREFAADLADGAGFPPVDQFFAERVGDSLRTLAGDAPASEGVPTSVDD; encoded by the coding sequence ATGCAGGAAGCGGCGGCGGTGCGTCGGGCAGCGCTCGGGGCTGTCGAGGATATCGACCCCGTCAGGCTCCGCGAGCGCCTCGAGGAGCAGCTCTCCGCCGGGTCATCGATACCTGGCGTGCTCACGCTCCGGAGTGTCGAAGCGGTGACCGACCGGGCAGTCGAGCCCGAGGAGCCCGCGCTCGACCCGGTTACCCGGCGTGCGGCCGGCGTCCAGCTCATCTACGAGGGCCTCGCCCTCACCCGCCAGCTCGCACGCGAGGAACCCTGGGAGACCGGCGACCGCGACGAGGGCGACCTCGCCATCCTCACGGCCGACGTCCTCGTCGCGCGTGGGTTCTACCTCCTCGCGCGCACCGAGGCGGCCGACGCCGCCGTCGAGACGGTCCGTGCCTTCGGCCGCGACCAGACCGTCCGCCGGGAAACCGACGACCCCGGCCTCGACCGGAACCTCGAGGCGGACGTGCTCGAACTCGCCGTCGTCGCAGGGACGACCGCCGCGGGCGGGCACGCCACGCCCCGGCTCCGGGAGTTCGCGGCTGACCTCGCCGACGGGGCCGGGTTCCCGCCGGTCGACCAGTTCTTCGCCGAGCGGGTCGGCGACTCGCTCCGGACACTCGCTGGCGATGCCCCCGCCAGCGAGGGCGTCCCCACCTCGGTCGACGACTGA
- a CDS encoding ribbon-helix-helix domain-containing protein — MASLTIKLPDDQKSEIEAVAERKNYNSVSEYVREALRDKVEEDLVLRPEVAEKLRKRVKEYEEGESEGYTLEELDEELGLS; from the coding sequence GTGGCTTCGTTGACGATCAAGCTACCCGATGACCAGAAAAGCGAGATAGAGGCAGTAGCTGAGAGGAAAAACTACAACAGCGTCTCAGAGTACGTCCGAGAAGCACTTCGGGATAAAGTCGAGGAAGACCTTGTGCTGCGGCCTGAAGTAGCGGAGAAGCTTCGGAAACGTGTTAAAGAGTACGAGGAAGGCGAATCTGAAGGCTACACCTTGGAAGAGCTGGATGAAGAACTCGGGTTGTCCTGA
- a CDS encoding metallophosphoesterase family protein has translation MRLGVISDVHANLPALEAVLEDMPCVDVLICLGDVIGYNPFPSGCVDLVRRECDLVLQGNHDRELRDPEQYRGNKGAYAGLKLARQELGSQEIEYLQSLPEKREVRGTGLYAVHSHPKATDRYVMPDQFENLKQYLDGYTGLLLGHTHVQHVEHFDEGIILNPGSVGQPRDDDPRAAYAVVDTESLDVELRRVGYDLWTVIDEIHDKDLPDRTAQRLLPDSVGNTREENPHCRR, from the coding sequence ATGCGTCTCGGGGTTATTTCGGATGTTCACGCGAATCTTCCTGCGTTGGAGGCGGTGTTAGAGGATATGCCGTGTGTTGATGTTTTGATCTGCCTGGGCGACGTCATCGGGTACAACCCGTTTCCTTCCGGTTGTGTTGACCTGGTTCGGAGGGAGTGTGATCTTGTTTTGCAGGGGAATCACGACCGGGAACTCAGGGATCCGGAGCAGTACAGAGGCAACAAAGGTGCTTACGCCGGTTTGAAACTGGCCAGGCAAGAACTCGGTAGCCAAGAGATCGAGTACCTCCAAAGCCTTCCTGAGAAACGAGAGGTAAGGGGTACAGGACTCTACGCCGTCCACAGCCATCCCAAGGCTACGGACAGGTACGTGATGCCGGATCAGTTCGAGAACTTGAAACAGTACCTCGACGGGTACACCGGTTTGCTTCTCGGCCACACTCACGTCCAGCACGTCGAACACTTCGACGAAGGCATAATCTTGAATCCTGGAAGTGTCGGTCAACCGCGAGACGATGATCCAAGAGCAGCTTACGCAGTAGTCGATACCGAATCCTTAGACGTGGAACTGAGACGTGTAGGATACGACCTCTGGACTGTTATCGACGAAATACACGACAAAGACCTTCCAGACAGGACGGCTCAAAGACTACTCCCTGATTCTGTGGGGAACACCAGAGAGGAGAACCCCCATTGTAGGCGCTGA
- a CDS encoding tyrosine-type recombinase/integrase: MTYSSENKVDGIVLVTEDAQEYLNPRQEVTYREHRRNLAEWMLGLGKNPEKAEGYSHSTAKNRMNRLDLFYRFVWDRKGRFVQELSTDDADDWMRHLARQEMKESTKNHYQKAAKTLFKWKREARNKNVEWQPEIKYSDPSTTYTPRDYLTKDDRRKMREAAMSYGSVPHYNSVTPSERDRWKTYLSQRLQKPKEEITMKDWERANSFKYTSMIHVALDAGLRPIEIKRSNVHWVDTENGVLRIPREESSKNRENWIVALKEETSQILKRWLDERETREKYDGRDALWLTMYENRYDKDSFRDVFRKIASEAGLDLENRDLTPYSIRHSTATYVAEEEGLAVAAQQCRHKSKRTTEKYEHSSTTRQQDAVNNID, translated from the coding sequence ATGACGTACAGCAGTGAAAACAAGGTTGACGGGATCGTCCTCGTCACCGAAGACGCACAAGAATACCTGAACCCAAGACAAGAAGTCACATACCGCGAACACCGCCGCAACCTGGCAGAATGGATGCTCGGCCTCGGCAAAAACCCGGAGAAAGCCGAAGGCTACAGCCACTCTACCGCCAAAAACCGGATGAACCGTTTAGACCTCTTCTACCGGTTCGTCTGGGACAGGAAAGGCCGGTTCGTCCAGGAACTATCCACGGACGACGCCGACGACTGGATGCGCCACCTCGCACGCCAGGAAATGAAAGAATCCACGAAGAACCACTACCAGAAAGCCGCGAAAACCCTGTTCAAGTGGAAAAGAGAAGCCCGCAACAAAAACGTCGAATGGCAACCCGAGATCAAGTACAGCGACCCCTCTACAACCTACACGCCTCGGGACTACCTAACCAAAGACGACCGCCGGAAAATGCGGGAAGCCGCAATGAGCTACGGCTCGGTACCCCACTACAACTCCGTAACCCCGAGTGAACGCGATAGATGGAAGACGTATCTCTCTCAGCGACTTCAGAAGCCGAAGGAGGAAATCACGATGAAGGACTGGGAGCGGGCAAACAGCTTCAAGTACACCTCTATGATCCACGTCGCCTTGGATGCGGGCCTACGTCCTATCGAGATTAAGCGAAGTAATGTTCACTGGGTCGACACCGAAAACGGCGTACTGAGAATACCCAGAGAAGAAAGCAGTAAGAACCGGGAAAACTGGATAGTCGCACTCAAAGAAGAAACCAGTCAAATCCTCAAACGCTGGCTCGACGAACGCGAAACACGCGAGAAGTACGACGGCCGAGACGCACTCTGGCTCACAATGTACGAGAACAGGTACGACAAAGACTCTTTCCGGGACGTCTTCCGCAAGATCGCGTCCGAAGCTGGCCTCGACCTCGAAAACCGAGACCTAACACCGTACAGCATTCGACACAGTACTGCGACCTACGTAGCCGAAGAGGAAGGACTTGCAGTCGCCGCCCAACAATGCCGTCACAAGTCGAAGCGGACGACGGAGAAGTACGAGCACAGTAGTACGACCCGGCAGCAGGACGCGGTCAACAACATAGACTAA
- a CDS encoding HFX_2341 family transcriptional regulator domain-containing protein — translation MTEKVHIIPVGFDYERLFQPISQGKLDADKVYLLHSSREESDEEARRLAENMLAELERTFDTVLGINVETEVVENIFDFENLYPYAYDRIEKEVKKGNEVWVNISSMPRTVAFAFATAANSLLVENNDYRNQIHTYYVSPEDYLVTEMIEQFREEKEFLEKHRDKGDEFEERYNKISETVDQIDTSGVTKGAAKMNGGLHVEFPTIPSSDLHDFEKTLLHFLDDIGTADSISDLAKQLAEHLNDNTDPDSFKSKVQYNVNQLEDKGFVKIEKEKNRHKPTLDTVGELWVNTHPKDNPGKLTQ, via the coding sequence ATGACTGAGAAAGTCCATATCATCCCGGTGGGGTTCGACTACGAACGCCTCTTTCAGCCGATTTCACAAGGAAAACTCGATGCCGACAAAGTATACCTCCTACATTCATCAAGAGAAGAAAGCGACGAAGAAGCACGTAGACTTGCAGAAAATATGCTTGCCGAACTGGAGAGAACATTCGATACTGTTCTCGGTATAAACGTTGAAACCGAGGTCGTCGAGAATATTTTCGACTTCGAGAACCTCTACCCCTACGCATACGACAGGATCGAGAAAGAAGTCAAGAAAGGAAACGAGGTATGGGTCAACATCTCCTCTATGCCCCGTACAGTCGCATTTGCCTTCGCCACAGCAGCAAACAGCCTACTCGTCGAAAACAACGACTACAGAAACCAGATACACACGTACTACGTCTCACCCGAGGACTACCTCGTCACTGAAATGATCGAACAGTTCCGAGAAGAAAAAGAATTCCTCGAAAAGCACCGGGACAAAGGAGACGAGTTCGAAGAACGGTACAATAAGATATCAGAGACAGTCGATCAGATAGACACCAGCGGCGTGACTAAAGGCGCAGCTAAAATGAACGGAGGACTTCACGTCGAATTCCCCACTATACCCTCCTCGGACCTCCACGACTTCGAAAAAACACTCCTTCATTTCCTTGACGATATTGGAACCGCTGATTCCATCTCAGATCTAGCTAAGCAACTGGCGGAACATCTCAATGATAATACAGACCCGGACTCGTTCAAAAGCAAGGTGCAGTACAACGTCAACCAGTTAGAAGACAAGGGATTCGTAAAGATAGAGAAAGAGAAGAACAGGCACAAACCCACTTTAGATACTGTTGGAGAACTCTGGGTCAACACCCATCCAAAAGACAATCCCGGCAAACTAACCCAGTAG
- a CDS encoding type IV secretory system conjugative DNA transfer family protein translates to MNPEETRTLIESTEHLNTTYLGFRESQLGVEENVGLSDDYRMTHVLNIGPTGYGKSQLLTHVALQDAEKDHGLCIVNPKGSMIDEVIAKLPENRLDDVVYINPASEPVTPINVLEPQITDEMNTAQRENQKEIIVSDLIDLFKRQSENWGDQFGRVLETLLRAHLDLNIKQNESKTLVDVFRCVIQDEPLSELIDQTQDSVIREQLVRVKEDMTSYEMEPLQRRLNDFVMNPTIRRVIGAEESGLDFRKAVNNGKIVLVDIQKGEVGGTVSELVGSIVITKIWAAAQSRITQPFEERQPFYLYVDELQNFAGEGSNFTKILSEAREYRLGCWLATQYLQQLAPEMKRAVSNNCRSKIVFNPSGSENTSQIAGMLQGVDKTTLTSLGKYRAAVQKPSEENQRNAVLFNTYPPWEADYSDVDKIKQEKAAARTSNKTQVQLTQSLGNQANAGGETHQELLAAAKQDLEERGFHVNLLYQGQEEEKPDGHVHLPNQEVAHLEAENSTLSKPGKVLKNLRRGVEEDREIFYVVEEGKAAKLENIVSDPVNRRGSEHEDENGTYNYYTVDGEPITQIDELKQAEYRVLELAGDTLEEHEEIEDECPELDHNQRDDLENFCLYRDDSGFCSALETQCVLTTSDD, encoded by the coding sequence ATGAACCCGGAAGAAACCCGTACCCTGATCGAAAGCACCGAACACCTGAACACGACCTACCTCGGCTTCCGCGAAAGCCAGTTAGGAGTCGAGGAAAACGTCGGCCTCAGCGACGACTACAGGATGACCCACGTCCTGAACATCGGGCCGACCGGCTACGGCAAATCCCAGTTGCTGACCCACGTCGCACTGCAGGACGCCGAGAAAGACCACGGCCTCTGCATAGTCAACCCGAAAGGCAGTATGATCGACGAGGTCATCGCTAAACTACCTGAAAACCGGCTGGACGACGTAGTCTACATCAACCCCGCCAGTGAACCCGTCACCCCGATCAACGTCCTCGAACCCCAGATCACGGACGAAATGAACACAGCACAGAGGGAGAACCAGAAAGAAATCATCGTCTCCGACCTCATCGACCTCTTCAAACGCCAAAGCGAGAACTGGGGAGACCAGTTCGGACGAGTCCTCGAAACACTACTCAGAGCACACCTCGACCTCAACATCAAACAAAACGAATCGAAGACCTTGGTCGACGTCTTCCGCTGCGTCATCCAAGACGAACCCCTGAGCGAACTCATAGACCAGACCCAGGACTCCGTCATCCGAGAACAACTCGTCCGAGTCAAGGAGGATATGACTTCGTATGAGATGGAGCCGTTGCAGCGGCGATTGAACGACTTCGTGATGAACCCGACCATCCGGAGAGTCATCGGCGCAGAAGAAAGCGGATTAGACTTCAGAAAAGCAGTCAACAACGGAAAAATCGTGCTCGTCGACATCCAGAAAGGAGAGGTCGGCGGCACAGTCTCAGAACTCGTCGGCTCGATTGTAATCACAAAGATCTGGGCAGCAGCACAAAGCCGCATCACCCAACCATTCGAAGAAAGACAGCCCTTCTACCTGTACGTCGACGAACTCCAGAACTTCGCCGGCGAAGGCAGCAACTTCACCAAGATCCTCAGCGAAGCACGAGAATACCGTTTAGGTTGCTGGCTCGCAACACAGTACCTCCAACAACTCGCACCGGAGATGAAGCGGGCCGTCTCCAACAACTGCCGCAGCAAAATCGTGTTCAACCCCAGCGGCAGCGAAAACACGTCCCAAATCGCAGGAATGCTTCAAGGCGTCGACAAAACCACGTTAACCTCATTGGGCAAGTACCGCGCCGCAGTCCAGAAACCCTCAGAAGAGAATCAGAGAAACGCAGTGCTCTTCAACACGTACCCGCCCTGGGAAGCCGACTACAGCGACGTCGACAAAATCAAACAGGAGAAAGCCGCCGCCCGAACCAGCAACAAAACCCAGGTCCAGCTTACGCAAAGCCTCGGAAACCAGGCCAACGCCGGCGGGGAAACACACCAAGAACTCCTCGCAGCAGCCAAACAAGACCTAGAAGAAAGAGGATTCCACGTCAACCTGCTGTACCAGGGCCAAGAAGAAGAGAAACCGGACGGCCACGTCCACCTACCCAACCAGGAAGTCGCACACCTCGAAGCAGAGAACTCCACCTTGTCGAAGCCAGGAAAAGTCCTGAAAAACCTGAGACGTGGCGTCGAAGAAGACCGGGAAATCTTCTACGTCGTCGAGGAAGGGAAAGCCGCGAAACTGGAAAACATCGTCTCCGACCCCGTCAACCGCCGCGGCTCAGAGCACGAAGACGAAAACGGGACGTACAACTACTACACCGTAGACGGCGAACCCATCACCCAGATAGACGAACTAAAACAAGCCGAATACCGCGTCCTAGAGTTAGCTGGAGACACGTTAGAGGAACACGAAGAAATCGAGGACGAATGCCCAGAACTGGATCACAACCAACGCGACGACCTCGAAAACTTCTGCCTCTACAGAGACGACTCCGGATTCTGCTCCGCACTCGAAACCCAATGCGTCCTAACAACGAGTGATGACTGA
- a CDS encoding JAB domain-containing protein, producing MKQELGNLTVKAEVEEQDPDTVKSLHDVTRRYESLKYEQKEHLYAVFLTNSNRFIGDKIIGVGSRDTVEMDIQDVVRTAAVTNAGAVILVHNHPSGSSGATRKDIEVTRQAYEVLEKINVELLDHVIISKTESYSMRRSNDGPF from the coding sequence GTGAAGCAGGAGCTCGGTAACCTCACAGTCAAAGCCGAGGTAGAGGAACAGGACCCGGACACCGTAAAATCGCTTCACGACGTCACCCGGCGATACGAATCCCTGAAATACGAGCAGAAAGAGCACCTGTACGCCGTCTTCCTCACCAACAGCAACCGTTTCATCGGAGACAAAATAATCGGTGTAGGAAGCCGCGACACCGTGGAAATGGACATACAGGACGTGGTCAGGACTGCCGCCGTCACCAACGCCGGCGCAGTCATCCTTGTACACAACCACCCCTCCGGCAGCTCAGGAGCAACAAGAAAAGACATCGAAGTCACCAGGCAAGCCTACGAAGTACTGGAGAAGATCAACGTCGAACTACTCGACCACGTCATCATCTCCAAAACCGAGAGCTACAGTATGAGGCGGTCAAACGATGGACCATTCTAA
- a CDS encoding VirB4 family type IV secretion system protein: MTGIRFPGKLEVSTKFFGQFTVKDLLRLLTPSGLVYIFAPSIPGFILAAVLGGAWYWLTVYGQHLDTLLYNLVRYRTHRKKIDFEDNATPFTKVIRMSDDRAAAYVKVTPTNLDMKTEDERKALHNLYRRLLDTVNYPVHVVSRQNHLDLDDYIQKLDEPGDIRDDLRHEYMLRCREFTEQDLSYTTHYIKIYAEKNADTLLPDFLQLTDEGTGEKPLTEELDSRCNEVIDAVNSAELQAERVTGSELKDKSIRYVNGDPGIAPNWTTQGKKTTLRGYRKTLYISEYPSTVELGWPLQLLRTDGLVDVTQVIEPRKSPKASNKLQRLAEKLNAEIDSILAHGYRGTNKLETLLEDTEWILDLLAERRSTAVDYGVYITAKGNTREDCIQTYRQIQNRLDTLQIQYTKPVLRTDQAFKTDHPGYGDALHETQLVPSTSAAAGFPFGTQSTRRDNGVIYGVDTSDQAPILADRFQWSSHSMVRMGMVGSGKSYAAKIELLRSAVVYNDLQIIAVDPKQEYRHVIKALGGTVQYLDGNSDYSFPEGHVCFQVENRGQEQNVHQLVELVREIYSYVSQDQRKTLVLIDEARILMNDEEGRQVLNQFVLEGRDTNTAVTLVTQNASHFTYCREGREILDNVPGKVFMRHDRVPDSVVDYFQMSERERQELYELKTGTDAEYSEAILKISGKLDTRTRIESTDIEHRIINHGENQ, from the coding sequence TTGACCGGAATCCGCTTCCCCGGTAAACTGGAGGTCTCCACCAAGTTCTTCGGCCAGTTCACAGTGAAAGACCTGCTCCGGTTACTGACCCCTTCAGGACTGGTGTACATCTTCGCACCCTCCATACCCGGCTTCATCCTCGCCGCAGTACTTGGAGGGGCCTGGTACTGGCTCACCGTGTACGGCCAGCACCTGGACACCCTGCTGTACAACCTGGTCAGATACAGGACTCACCGAAAGAAGATCGACTTCGAGGACAACGCGACCCCGTTTACCAAGGTCATCCGAATGAGTGACGACAGAGCTGCGGCCTACGTCAAGGTCACACCGACCAATCTCGATATGAAGACCGAGGACGAGAGAAAGGCGCTACACAACCTGTACCGCCGTCTTCTGGACACGGTGAACTATCCTGTCCACGTTGTCTCCCGGCAGAACCACCTGGATCTAGACGACTACATCCAGAAACTGGATGAACCCGGCGACATCCGGGATGACCTCCGCCACGAGTATATGCTGCGGTGCCGGGAGTTCACCGAGCAAGACCTGTCCTACACCACCCACTACATCAAGATCTACGCAGAGAAAAACGCCGATACCCTGCTCCCGGACTTCCTACAGCTCACCGACGAAGGAACCGGCGAGAAACCGTTGACAGAGGAACTGGACAGCCGCTGCAACGAGGTCATCGACGCCGTCAACTCAGCGGAACTCCAGGCAGAACGAGTCACAGGAAGCGAACTCAAAGACAAGTCAATACGGTACGTCAACGGAGACCCTGGGATAGCCCCGAACTGGACGACACAAGGCAAGAAAACGACCCTGCGCGGGTACAGGAAGACGCTGTACATCTCCGAGTACCCTTCCACCGTCGAACTCGGTTGGCCTCTGCAACTGCTACGTACCGACGGCCTCGTCGACGTAACACAGGTCATCGAACCACGGAAAAGCCCGAAAGCCTCGAACAAGCTTCAAAGACTCGCCGAAAAGCTGAACGCGGAAATCGACTCCATCCTGGCACACGGCTACAGAGGCACCAACAAACTCGAAACACTGCTCGAAGACACGGAATGGATACTCGACCTACTGGCCGAACGCCGAAGCACAGCAGTTGACTACGGCGTCTACATCACCGCCAAAGGCAACACCAGAGAAGACTGCATCCAGACCTACCGGCAGATACAGAACCGGCTGGACACCCTGCAAATCCAGTACACGAAACCGGTTCTCAGAACCGACCAGGCCTTCAAAACCGACCACCCAGGGTACGGAGACGCACTACACGAAACCCAGTTAGTCCCATCCACCAGCGCAGCAGCAGGATTCCCATTCGGCACCCAAAGCACCCGCAGAGACAACGGAGTTATCTACGGCGTCGATACCAGCGACCAAGCACCCATCCTCGCAGACCGGTTCCAGTGGTCCTCCCACTCAATGGTCCGAATGGGAATGGTCGGCTCCGGAAAAAGCTACGCAGCAAAAATCGAACTGCTGCGCTCCGCCGTCGTCTACAACGACCTACAGATCATCGCCGTCGACCCGAAACAAGAGTACAGACACGTAATCAAAGCTCTCGGCGGCACCGTACAGTACCTGGACGGAAACAGTGACTACAGCTTCCCGGAAGGCCACGTCTGCTTCCAGGTAGAGAACCGAGGCCAGGAACAAAACGTCCACCAGCTTGTCGAACTGGTCAGAGAGATCTACAGCTACGTCAGCCAAGACCAGCGGAAGACACTGGTGTTGATCGACGAGGCCCGTATCCTGATGAACGACGAGGAAGGCCGTCAGGTATTGAACCAGTTCGTCCTCGAAGGCCGGGACACCAACACCGCTGTCACACTGGTTACGCAGAACGCTTCCCACTTCACCTACTGCCGGGAAGGACGTGAAATCCTGGACAATGTCCCCGGCAAGGTGTTTATGCGGCACGACCGGGTGCCGGACTCCGTCGTCGACTACTTCCAAATGTCGGAACGCGAACGACAGGAACTCTACGAACTCAAAACCGGCACCGACGCCGAGTACAGCGAAGCAATCCTGAAAATCTCCGGAAAACTGGACACCCGGACCCGGATAGAATCCACCGACATCGAACACAGAATCATCAACCACGGTGAAAACCAATGA
- a CDS encoding type II toxin-antitoxin system RelE family toxin: MKLDIREGAVEDLKQFDKEIQKLVRDRIEELRSSPLGKNTSLLNKQGLEIFRLKLKTDELDHRVFFDLNGDTVVVLGVEHRDQAYTPESIKKIKSRR, from the coding sequence ATGAAGCTTGATATCCGGGAAGGAGCCGTTGAAGACCTGAAACAGTTCGATAAGGAAATCCAGAAGCTGGTCAGAGACAGGATCGAGGAATTGCGAAGTAGTCCCTTAGGTAAAAATACGTCGCTGCTTAACAAGCAAGGCCTGGAGATCTTCCGACTGAAGCTGAAAACCGATGAATTAGACCATAGAGTGTTCTTCGACCTCAACGGTGACACAGTCGTAGTACTTGGAGTAGAGCACCGGGACCAAGCCTACACACCTGAATCAATCAAGAAGATCAAGTCCCGGAGATAA